The following proteins are co-located in the Apium graveolens cultivar Ventura chromosome 5, ASM990537v1, whole genome shotgun sequence genome:
- the LOC141724880 gene encoding uncharacterized protein LOC141724880 — protein sequence METNKTKDGTINLSYPMLAKSNYTAWAMKMKVYIQAHGVWDAIQPKDPKGIVEEKIDKVALAAIYQGIPEDVLLSPADKENAKDAWEAIKAMCLGADRVKKARVQTLKAEFESLQMKDNESLDDFYMKMNGIVANIRALGEVIEENYLVKKLLRVVPTKFLQIASTIEQFGDLEKMSVEEAVGSLKAHEE from the coding sequence GAGCTACCCAATGCTGGCCAAGAGTAATTACACAGCCTGGGCGATGAAAATGAAAGTGTATATACAAGCGCATGGTGTGTGGGATGCTATACAACCTAAGGATCCAAAAGGGATAGTTGAAGAGAAGATCGATAAGGTTGCACTAGCTGCTATTTATCAGGGCATACCTGAAGACGTGTTACTATCGCCTGCTGACAAGGAGAATGCTAAGGACGCCTGGGAGGCGATCAAGGCTATGTGTCTGGGTGCAGATCGTGTGAAGAAAGCCAGAGTACAGACTTTGAAGGCAGAGTTCGAGTCACTGCAAATGAAAGACAATGAATCTCTGGATGATTTTTACATGAAGATGAATGGAATTGTTGCTAATATTCGAGCACTGGGCGAGGTGATAGAGGAAAACTATCTGGTGAAGAAACTGTTACGTGTTGTCCCGACCAAATTCCTCCAAATTGCATCTACCATTGAGCAATTTGGGGACTTAGAGAAAATGTCTGTGGAGGAGGCTGTGGGGTCTTTAAAGGCCCACGAAGAATGA